One Prosthecochloris marina DNA segment encodes these proteins:
- a CDS encoding phosphoketolase: MIESQAKNLLSEKEMELINAYWRAANYLSVGQIYLLDNPLLKKALKPEHVKPRLLGHWGTTPGLNFIYVHLNRIIKARDLDMIYIAGPGHGGPALVSNVWLEGTYSEYYPDVSFDEQGMKRLFRQFSFPGGIPSHVAPETPGSIHEGGELGYALSHAYGAVFDNPDLVAACVVGDGEAETGPLATAWHSNKFLNPKRDGAVLPILHLNGYKIANPTVLARISHEELENLMIGYGYKPYFVEGSDPEAMHQKMVATLDSCFDEIRDIQYRARIDGDVERPRWPMIVLRSPKGWTGPKEVDGKKTEDNWRSHQVPFSNVRENPEHLMLLESWMKSYKPEELFTEEGALKAELQELVPEGKRRMGDNPHANGGLLLQKLRMPDFQEYAIDVPKPGSVIAEAPRPMARFLRDIMKRNASAANFRVFGPDETASNRLSALFEETERVWMGEIIPEDDHLSPDGKVMEILSEHTCQGWLEGYLLTGRHGFFSCYEAFIHIIDSMFNQHAKWLKVTNDEIPWRRPIASLNYFLTSHVWRQDHNGFSHQDPGFIDHVVNKKADVIRIYLPPDANTLLSVTDHCLRSRNYINVIVAGKQPAYQWLDMDAAVKHCTSGIGIWEWASNDTDDGDPDVVMACAGDVPTLETLAAVDILRRQIPDLKIRVVNVVDLMTLQPEEEHPHGLKDRHFDDIFTTDKPIIFAYHGYPWLIHRLTYRRTNHKNLHVRGYKEEGTTTTPFDMVVMNDLDRFHLVADVVDRVPRLRQRAAYVKQYVRDRLIDHKEYICKHGQDMPEIQDWKWEW; encoded by the coding sequence ATGATCGAATCACAGGCCAAAAACTTGCTTTCTGAAAAAGAGATGGAACTGATAAATGCATACTGGAGGGCAGCTAACTATCTCTCTGTCGGCCAGATTTATCTCTTGGACAACCCGTTGTTGAAAAAGGCTCTCAAGCCGGAACATGTCAAACCCAGGCTGCTGGGGCACTGGGGGACAACACCCGGCCTGAATTTTATCTATGTTCATCTGAACCGTATTATCAAGGCAAGAGATCTCGATATGATTTATATCGCCGGACCAGGGCATGGTGGACCTGCATTGGTATCCAACGTCTGGCTTGAGGGTACATACAGCGAATATTATCCCGATGTATCATTCGATGAACAAGGAATGAAACGTCTGTTTCGGCAGTTTTCTTTTCCGGGAGGCATCCCCAGCCATGTTGCACCCGAAACTCCCGGTTCCATTCACGAGGGAGGTGAATTAGGGTATGCACTGTCTCATGCTTACGGGGCGGTTTTCGACAATCCCGACCTGGTCGCGGCTTGTGTTGTCGGCGATGGAGAGGCGGAAACGGGTCCTTTGGCTACGGCATGGCACAGCAACAAGTTTCTCAACCCAAAGCGTGATGGCGCTGTGCTTCCTATCCTTCATCTCAATGGGTACAAGATTGCCAACCCGACGGTACTTGCCAGGATATCGCATGAAGAGCTGGAGAATCTCATGATCGGTTATGGTTACAAGCCATACTTCGTTGAAGGAAGCGATCCTGAAGCTATGCACCAGAAGATGGTTGCAACGCTTGATAGCTGCTTTGACGAGATCAGGGATATTCAGTATAGGGCCAGAATTGATGGAGATGTAGAACGTCCACGATGGCCCATGATTGTGCTGCGTTCCCCGAAAGGATGGACCGGGCCCAAGGAGGTTGACGGCAAAAAAACGGAAGACAACTGGCGGTCTCACCAAGTGCCGTTTTCGAATGTTCGCGAAAATCCAGAACATCTGATGCTTTTGGAATCGTGGATGAAAAGTTACAAACCTGAGGAGCTGTTTACCGAAGAGGGGGCACTGAAAGCCGAGCTCCAGGAGCTTGTCCCTGAAGGAAAGCGCAGGATGGGTGACAATCCTCATGCAAATGGCGGTTTGCTTCTCCAGAAACTTCGTATGCCTGATTTTCAAGAGTATGCAATTGATGTACCGAAACCTGGATCGGTCATCGCAGAAGCGCCAAGGCCGATGGCTCGTTTTCTCCGGGATATCATGAAGCGCAATGCAAGCGCAGCTAATTTCAGGGTTTTCGGACCGGACGAAACAGCATCCAACCGTCTCAGTGCTCTTTTCGAGGAAACGGAAAGGGTATGGATGGGAGAGATAATTCCTGAGGACGACCACCTTTCTCCTGATGGAAAAGTAATGGAAATCCTTTCCGAGCATACATGCCAGGGTTGGCTCGAAGGTTATCTGCTTACGGGCAGGCATGGTTTCTTTTCCTGCTATGAGGCCTTCATCCACATCATCGATTCAATGTTCAACCAGCACGCCAAATGGCTGAAAGTTACCAATGACGAAATTCCATGGAGGAGACCGATTGCTTCCTTGAACTACTTTCTGACATCGCATGTCTGGCGTCAGGATCATAACGGGTTTTCTCATCAGGATCCCGGGTTCATTGATCATGTTGTCAACAAAAAAGCTGATGTGATAAGGATTTACCTGCCGCCGGATGCCAATACGCTTTTGTCCGTAACCGATCATTGCCTTCGTTCACGGAACTATATCAACGTGATCGTTGCAGGAAAACAACCAGCGTATCAGTGGCTTGACATGGATGCTGCCGTCAAGCATTGTACAAGTGGCATCGGTATCTGGGAGTGGGCCTCGAATGATACTGATGACGGGGATCCCGATGTGGTGATGGCATGTGCAGGTGATGTTCCGACACTCGAAACGCTTGCCGCTGTCGATATCCTGCGCCGTCAGATTCCGGATTTGAAAATCAGAGTGGTCAATGTTGTCGATCTTATGACCCTGCAGCCGGAAGAAGAACACCCACACGGTCTTAAGGACCGGCATTTCGATGATATCTTTACCACGGATAAACCTATTATTTTCGCGTATCATGGCTATCCTTGGTTGATTCATCGGTTGACCTATCGAAGAACAAACCACAAGAATCTCCATGTCCGAGGGTATAAGGAAGAGGGGACGACGACCACCCCGTTCGATATGGTGGTGATGAATGATCTCGACCGTTTTCATCTTGTTGCCGATGTTGTCGATCGGGTTCCTCGTCTACGGCAGAGGGCTGCGTACGTGAAGCAGTATGTTCGTGACCGCCTTATCGACCACAAGGAATATATTTGCAAACATGGTCAGGATATGCCTGAAATCCAGGACTGGAAATGGGAATGGTAA
- a CDS encoding acetate/propionate family kinase — MRYILSINTGSSSIKFSLYGIGEVENVIFSGSLTRIGSKGGCFSVRDTKGRVVVEEPIAVPGHENACIHVFSWLLARSGMPMPDAIGHRMVHGGPEFTTPEILTPALIESLEQLSPFAPEHLPHALKAVKHAGNQLPGVLQVACFDTAFHHTMPSVARLYPLPGVIRNQGVQRYGFHGLSCEYLLGDLERLEGRSEVLQEKIILAHLGHGASMTAVLHGESVDTTMGFSPAGGLVMSTRTGDLDPGVILFLLEQDGLSPEVIKDMVNRRSGLLGVSGRSNDMRDLLDMEQNDAAAHQAIELFCYQAKKHIGALTTTLGGLDALVFTGGIGEHSAAIRKRICSGLEFLGIHIDERKNSLNMPVISQETGHVIVRIMKTNEELMIARHTYALLNEKKR; from the coding sequence ATGCGGTATATTCTTTCGATCAATACAGGCTCTTCGAGCATCAAGTTTTCGTTGTACGGTATCGGCGAAGTTGAAAACGTTATTTTTTCCGGTTCCCTGACAAGGATCGGTTCCAAGGGTGGATGTTTCTCTGTCAGAGATACAAAAGGTAGGGTTGTTGTAGAGGAGCCTATCGCTGTCCCTGGTCATGAAAATGCATGTATTCATGTTTTTTCTTGGCTTCTGGCCCGAAGCGGGATGCCCATGCCTGATGCGATAGGTCACCGCATGGTGCATGGAGGGCCTGAATTTACCACTCCTGAGATTCTTACTCCTGCATTGATCGAGTCACTCGAGCAATTGAGCCCTTTTGCACCTGAACATCTTCCCCATGCCTTGAAAGCCGTTAAACATGCCGGGAACCAACTTCCCGGTGTGTTACAGGTTGCATGTTTCGATACAGCTTTCCATCATACCATGCCCTCTGTTGCCCGGCTCTATCCTTTACCTGGGGTTATTCGAAATCAGGGGGTGCAGCGCTATGGATTTCATGGTCTTTCCTGCGAGTATCTGTTGGGTGATCTCGAAAGGCTTGAAGGGAGAAGCGAAGTCCTTCAGGAAAAGATCATTCTTGCTCATCTTGGACATGGAGCCAGTATGACGGCCGTATTGCATGGAGAAAGCGTGGATACGACGATGGGGTTTTCTCCGGCTGGCGGTTTGGTGATGAGTACCCGGACAGGGGATCTCGATCCGGGAGTTATTCTGTTTTTGCTGGAACAGGATGGGTTGAGTCCGGAAGTGATAAAGGACATGGTAAATCGCCGTTCCGGACTGCTTGGAGTGTCAGGAAGAAGCAATGATATGCGTGACCTTCTTGATATGGAACAGAATGACGCTGCGGCACATCAGGCGATAGAACTTTTCTGCTACCAGGCGAAGAAGCATATCGGAGCACTTACCACAACTCTGGGTGGGCTCGATGCTCTTGTTTTTACCGGCGGCATAGGTGAACATTCGGCAGCTATACGAAAACGTATCTGCTCCGGGCTGGAGTTTCTCGGTATACATATCGATGAGCGGAAAAACAGCTTGAATATGCCTGTCATATCGCAAGAAACGGGACATGTCATCGTCAGAATTATGAAAACCAACGAGGAATTGATGATCGCCCGTCATACTTATGCATTATTGAATGAAAAAAAGCGGTAA
- a CDS encoding YqaE/Pmp3 family membrane protein, producing the protein MELLKIILAILLPPLGVFLQVGLGKHFWLNIVLTILGYLPGIVHAVWVIAKNK; encoded by the coding sequence ATGGAACTGCTCAAAATCATTCTTGCAATTCTCCTGCCACCTCTCGGCGTCTTTTTGCAAGTCGGGCTCGGCAAGCACTTCTGGCTCAACATTGTTTTAACCATTCTTGGCTACTTACCGGGCATTGTTCATGCAGTATGGGTCATTGCCAAAAATAAATAA
- a CDS encoding class I SAM-dependent methyltransferase produces MKYVHGYNQLENIRLQDQASTLVELLHSDTCYPAGSRILEAGCGVGAQTITLARNSPHAHITSLDISEQSLAKARANIDNAGITNVDFQQGDVFALPFGPEAFDHIFVCFVLEHLVCPVEALHCLKTVLKVGGTITAVEGDHGSAYFHPDSKSANKAIQCQVELQKRAGGNAKIGRELYPLLTAAEFGSVHVSPRMVYVDSSKPHLVEGFTKNTFTAMIEGVRESSIEAGLLDEKTFDTGIKDLYRTTEKDGVFCYTFFKATATKPNNGHQISAKKDRKPR; encoded by the coding sequence ATGAAATACGTCCATGGATATAATCAATTAGAAAACATAAGGTTACAAGACCAGGCCTCTACCCTTGTGGAGCTATTGCATTCGGACACATGCTATCCTGCAGGAAGCAGGATTCTCGAAGCTGGATGCGGAGTAGGTGCCCAAACCATCACATTGGCTCGTAACAGCCCTCATGCACATATTACCTCACTTGATATATCGGAGCAATCACTCGCAAAAGCCAGGGCAAACATTGATAATGCAGGAATCACAAACGTAGATTTTCAGCAAGGAGACGTTTTTGCATTACCGTTCGGACCGGAGGCCTTCGATCATATCTTTGTCTGCTTCGTGCTCGAGCATCTCGTTTGCCCCGTCGAGGCATTGCATTGCCTGAAAACTGTTCTCAAAGTCGGCGGCACAATCACGGCCGTCGAGGGAGATCATGGTTCCGCTTATTTCCATCCTGACAGCAAGTCAGCAAATAAAGCGATCCAATGTCAGGTTGAGCTGCAAAAAAGAGCGGGAGGTAATGCTAAAATAGGAAGAGAGTTGTATCCGCTTCTTACCGCAGCAGAATTCGGTTCGGTTCACGTCTCTCCCCGAATGGTATATGTTGATTCAAGTAAACCTCATCTTGTAGAAGGATTCACAAAAAACACCTTCACAGCAATGATCGAAGGCGTTCGGGAATCATCCATCGAAGCAGGCCTGCTTGATGAAAAAACGTTCGATACGGGCATAAAGGATCTGTACAGAACAACCGAAAAAGATGGTGTTTTCTGCTACACATTTTTCAAGGCTACTGCAACTAAACCAAATAATGGCCACCAAATATCCGCAAAAAAGGATCGGAAGCCCCGTTGA
- a CDS encoding LysE family translocator, which produces MNELFPPLPVLVIFTSCSLILAITPGPGVLYIVTRSLTQGRHAGLAPVGGVALGNLGNAIGASVGLATLFAVSSIAFTIVKYCGALYLIYLGVRTLRSPRSTVHARALSSTPARRIFRDGFFVALLNPKTAIFFGAFLPQFMASGAAPILQTVTLGSLFVAICGNNRCNLCPCRRNAISDDYPHPEREHAQPLPCRLHLYRTRHRNRIDRFTRREIAGSITHKTTASLCSSAIKEKAR; this is translated from the coding sequence ATGAATGAATTGTTCCCACCATTACCAGTGCTCGTAATCTTTACCTCTTGCAGCTTAATACTTGCGATAACACCCGGACCAGGCGTTCTTTATATCGTTACACGCAGCCTGACCCAGGGGCGTCATGCCGGACTGGCTCCGGTTGGCGGGGTCGCTCTCGGCAATCTCGGCAATGCAATCGGAGCTTCCGTCGGACTGGCAACGCTTTTTGCTGTTTCTTCGATCGCCTTTACCATCGTCAAATATTGCGGTGCGCTTTACCTGATCTACCTGGGAGTCCGGACGTTGCGCTCCCCTCGTTCCACAGTTCATGCAAGAGCCCTTTCATCGACTCCTGCAAGGCGGATTTTTCGTGACGGTTTTTTTGTCGCTCTTCTCAACCCGAAAACAGCCATTTTTTTCGGCGCATTCCTGCCCCAGTTCATGGCGTCAGGAGCAGCACCCATATTGCAGACCGTAACGCTTGGATCCCTCTTTGTCGCGATTTGCGGCAATAACCGATGCAATCTATGCCCTTGCCGCAGGAACGCTATCTCCGATGATTACCCGCACCCGGAGCGTGAACATGCTCAGCCGTTACCTTGCAGGCTGCACCTCTATCGGACTCGGCATAGGAACCGCATTGACAGGTTCACAAGGAGGGAAATAGCAGGCTCCATAACTCACAAAACTACAGCTTCTCTATGCTCATCAGCCATCAAGGAAAAAGCCCGGTGA
- a CDS encoding gamma carbonic anhydrase family protein, which yields MIHPTAYVAPNAVVCGEVTIGENSRILFGAQVIAEGGSIQVGSECIVMENAVLRSSSRHDLKIGNNCLIGPNTHVAGCTIDNEVFIATGAAVFHGAHLEKGCEVRVNGVVHLKTKVSAGKTIPIGWVAVGDPARIFPPDKHQQIWKIQEPLNFPLSVYGIERQEADMIKITRQLSTVLDFHRDDTIKKSNQDKEP from the coding sequence GTGATCCATCCAACAGCTTACGTTGCACCGAACGCCGTTGTCTGTGGGGAAGTAACCATAGGTGAAAACAGCCGGATCCTGTTTGGTGCCCAGGTCATTGCAGAAGGCGGATCTATACAAGTCGGTAGCGAATGCATTGTGATGGAAAATGCCGTACTGCGAAGTTCTTCCAGACACGACTTGAAAATCGGAAACAACTGCCTGATCGGTCCCAACACCCATGTGGCGGGTTGTACAATCGACAATGAAGTATTCATTGCCACCGGTGCAGCTGTATTCCATGGTGCACATTTAGAAAAAGGCTGCGAAGTCCGGGTTAACGGTGTTGTCCATCTCAAGACAAAAGTTTCTGCCGGAAAAACCATTCCGATCGGATGGGTTGCGGTCGGAGACCCTGCAAGGATTTTTCCGCCGGACAAGCATCAACAAATCTGGAAAATCCAAGAACCGCTAAATTTCCCGCTTTCCGTCTATGGCATTGAACGCCAGGAGGCAGACATGATCAAAATTACGCGTCAGTTATCGACCGTACTTGACTTTCATCGAGATGACACAATCAAAAAAAGCAACCAAGACAAGGAGCCATAG
- a CDS encoding adenosine deaminase, which translates to MKTFIKAIPKAELHLHIEGTLEPEMMMAMGKRNSVPLPYPDAASVRKAYAFDDLQSFLDIYYNATSVLLHEQDFYDLTTAYLKKAAAQNVRHAEIFFDPQTHTSREGIAFSTVTKGIHRALQDGEKQFGITTKLFLCILRHLSEKEGLETLEQALDYKNIIAGIGLDSSELGNPPNKFKELYKRANKEGFLTVAHAGEEGHADYIWQALNTLHVARIDHGVRCMEDEKLVEKLVASKVPLTVCPLSNVKLHIFPSMKKHNLKKMLDRGLLVTVNSDDPAYFGGYINENYMAVQQALNLDRQDIIQFAVNSFNASFLPQETRQRYLDEIKTFVQHAHEKTDRDN; encoded by the coding sequence ATGAAAACCTTCATCAAGGCAATACCCAAAGCGGAACTGCACCTCCATATCGAGGGCACGCTTGAACCTGAAATGATGATGGCAATGGGAAAACGTAACAGCGTGCCACTTCCCTATCCCGATGCAGCGTCTGTCCGGAAGGCATATGCCTTCGACGATCTGCAGTCATTCCTCGATATTTACTACAATGCCACATCTGTGTTGCTTCACGAGCAGGACTTTTACGACCTCACAACAGCATACCTGAAAAAGGCCGCTGCCCAGAATGTGCGTCATGCTGAAATTTTTTTCGACCCCCAAACCCACACATCCAGGGAAGGCATCGCTTTCAGCACGGTCACGAAAGGCATACACAGAGCACTTCAAGATGGCGAAAAACAATTCGGCATCACCACGAAACTGTTTCTGTGCATTCTTCGTCATCTCAGCGAAAAAGAAGGGCTGGAAACCCTTGAACAGGCACTTGACTACAAAAACATCATTGCCGGTATCGGCCTCGATTCTTCTGAACTCGGCAACCCGCCCAACAAGTTCAAAGAGCTTTATAAACGCGCGAATAAGGAAGGCTTCCTTACCGTCGCACATGCTGGCGAAGAGGGACATGCAGACTACATTTGGCAGGCATTGAACACCCTCCATGTCGCGAGGATCGATCATGGTGTTCGCTGCATGGAAGACGAAAAGCTGGTTGAAAAGCTCGTGGCATCGAAAGTTCCTCTCACCGTATGCCCCCTCTCCAACGTCAAGTTGCACATTTTCCCCTCGATGAAAAAACACAACCTCAAAAAGATGCTTGATAGAGGACTTCTTGTCACGGTAAACTCAGACGATCCTGCGTACTTTGGCGGTTATATCAATGAAAACTATATGGCCGTCCAGCAAGCATTGAACCTTGACCGGCAAGATATCATTCAGTTTGCGGTTAATTCTTTCAATGCCTCGTTTCTTCCGCAAGAAACCAGGCAACGCTATCTCGACGAAATAAAAACATTCGTGCAGCACGCACATGAAAAAACAGACCGAGACAATTGA
- the hpt gene encoding hypoxanthine phosphoribosyltransferase, whose product MTGKETIVELISAEKIQQRVRELGTLITSDFAKTNKMIVICVLKGAFMFTADLVRSIEVPCHIEFIRASSYGSSIQSSGKVCITGTIDIEGYDILVVEDIIDTGLTISRINEEFRKCNPASLKICSLLEKPAVRKHPVTIDYLGFSVPNRFVVGYGIDYAGKYRQLPFLGTLK is encoded by the coding sequence ATGACAGGAAAAGAAACCATCGTTGAACTCATCTCAGCAGAAAAAATACAACAGCGCGTCAGGGAACTCGGTACGCTGATAACTTCCGACTTCGCCAAAACCAATAAAATGATTGTCATCTGTGTACTGAAAGGTGCATTCATGTTTACAGCCGACCTCGTACGTTCTATTGAAGTGCCTTGTCACATCGAGTTTATAAGGGCTTCAAGTTACGGCAGTAGCATACAGTCATCAGGCAAGGTTTGCATTACCGGCACTATCGATATTGAAGGATACGACATCCTGGTAGTAGAGGATATCATCGATACAGGCCTTACAATCAGCAGAATTAATGAAGAGTTCCGAAAATGCAACCCCGCATCGCTCAAAATCTGCTCATTGCTTGAAAAACCTGCTGTAAGAAAACACCCGGTAACCATTGACTATTTGGGGTTTTCAGTCCCGAACAGGTTTGTCGTGGGTTACGGCATAGACTATGCCGGAAAGTATCGACAACTTCCGTTCCTCGGAACCCTGAAGTAA
- a CDS encoding homocitrate synthase/isopropylmalate synthase family protein: MPHMHVPVFTPWIIDTTLRDGEQAPGVAFSPLEKKDIARKLAEAGVDELEIGYPAISSEEQSVIREIVSMNLPVRLTSWSRAKRTDLECARACGTEGIHLSFPLSELYLNLMEKDYTWVRRQLETLIPEAKKHFSFVSVGGQDATRTNGKTLETFVQDASACGADRVRIADTVGIATPLTLMQQIQHLKASASVPLEFHAHNDLGMATANAFSAIEAGCDAVSVSVTGLGERAGNAALEELAIALKLSGRYRTSIKAELLHTLCKTVASASNRFIQDQKPVIGNAVFQHESGIHCNALLKDPLSYQPFLPRDIGKDNYELVIGKHSGSASVQHVLSTRGISVDREQAKKLLPNIRLAADKKKCRLSATELVNIYIQCFVNPQDTCKR; the protein is encoded by the coding sequence ATGCCACATATGCATGTCCCAGTGTTTACTCCGTGGATAATCGATACAACACTTCGGGATGGTGAACAAGCTCCTGGAGTTGCTTTTAGCCCCTTAGAGAAAAAAGATATCGCGAGGAAACTGGCCGAGGCCGGAGTCGATGAATTGGAAATCGGTTATCCCGCTATCAGCTCCGAAGAACAGAGCGTCATCAGAGAGATTGTGTCAATGAACCTCCCTGTACGCCTGACCTCCTGGTCAAGAGCAAAAAGGACGGACCTCGAATGCGCAAGAGCATGCGGCACCGAGGGTATTCACCTCAGCTTCCCTCTTTCGGAACTCTACCTGAACCTTATGGAAAAGGACTATACATGGGTTCGCCGCCAGTTGGAAACCCTCATACCGGAGGCAAAAAAACATTTCAGCTTTGTAAGCGTCGGCGGCCAGGACGCAACGCGAACAAATGGCAAAACTCTTGAAACTTTTGTTCAGGATGCCTCTGCATGCGGGGCAGACCGGGTACGTATTGCCGACACTGTCGGCATTGCAACCCCTTTGACACTCATGCAACAGATACAGCATCTTAAAGCTTCGGCTTCGGTACCTCTCGAATTCCATGCCCACAATGATCTGGGCATGGCAACGGCAAACGCATTCAGCGCTATCGAAGCCGGATGCGATGCTGTAAGCGTCTCCGTTACCGGACTCGGAGAACGCGCAGGAAATGCAGCCCTTGAAGAGCTTGCTATTGCACTGAAACTTTCAGGACGATACCGTACCTCCATAAAAGCTGAACTGCTACACACTCTCTGCAAAACAGTTGCGAGTGCTTCAAACAGATTCATCCAAGATCAGAAACCGGTTATTGGCAATGCTGTTTTCCAGCATGAATCGGGGATTCACTGTAATGCCCTGCTCAAAGACCCGTTATCCTATCAGCCTTTTTTACCGCGCGACATCGGCAAAGACAACTATGAGCTTGTCATTGGAAAACATTCAGGCAGCGCTTCGGTCCAGCATGTACTGTCAACCAGAGGTATCAGCGTTGATCGGGAACAAGCAAAAAAGCTGCTCCCGAATATCAGACTCGCCGCTGACAAGAAAAAATGCAGACTCTCGGCAACCGAACTGGTAAACATTTACATACAATGCTTTGTCAACCCTCAGGACACATGCAAAAGATGA
- a CDS encoding sigma 54-interacting transcriptional regulator: MRIPVSEKTKTLSLLAEVSRALNYTKDINKVLRDILSIMSEHMNMIRGVITILNRDTNEIVINESFGLTEEEQARGRYMPGEGIIGNVVKTGKSRVVPRIDEEPQFLDRTGSRNRISTENLCFVCVPIKADSEVIGTLSTDRPVFTDDNHTGNTPNQLQEEESIEELVDLLSIIAAMISQAVRIKQLDQEERQGEIPNGSPDRHEPFSFYRGDVHEIDDELYSAQHRPANIIGSSKAMIAVFRMIDKIAPTNATALILGESGVGKELVASAIHYKSHRAEKPFIKFNCAALPESIIESELFGHEKGSFTGATANRQGRFELADGGTIFLDEIGELTLPVQAKLLRILQEKEFERVGGSKTLKTDIRVIAATNRDLEDEIENGKFREDLYYRLNIFPITVPPLRERKADILVLADYFVEKYNALNFKGVRRISTRAIDMFMRYHWPGNVRELENCIERAVILSEDNVIHGYHLPPTLQTAESSGTPASGSLQQRLDAIEHEMIIEALKRTKGNMAKAAMQLGLTERVMGLRVKKFGIDYKKYRP, translated from the coding sequence ATGAGAATCCCGGTAAGTGAAAAAACAAAGACACTCAGCCTTCTTGCGGAAGTCAGCCGGGCCTTGAATTATACCAAAGACATCAACAAGGTACTCCGGGACATACTCAGCATCATGTCTGAACACATGAACATGATACGGGGCGTCATCACCATCCTGAACCGTGACACAAATGAAATTGTCATCAATGAATCTTTCGGGCTCACCGAAGAAGAACAGGCCAGAGGACGATACATGCCGGGTGAAGGCATCATCGGAAACGTTGTCAAAACAGGCAAGAGTCGGGTTGTCCCCAGGATTGACGAAGAACCGCAGTTTCTGGATCGGACAGGATCGAGAAACCGTATCAGCACCGAGAACCTCTGCTTTGTCTGTGTACCGATCAAGGCGGATAGTGAAGTCATCGGAACGCTCAGCACTGACCGACCGGTGTTTACAGATGACAATCATACCGGAAACACCCCAAATCAGTTGCAGGAAGAGGAGTCTATTGAAGAACTGGTCGATCTTCTCTCTATAATTGCCGCCATGATATCACAGGCGGTTCGCATTAAACAGCTTGATCAGGAAGAACGGCAGGGAGAAATACCAAACGGCTCGCCCGACCGGCACGAACCCTTTTCCTTCTACCGCGGTGATGTACATGAAATTGACGACGAACTCTACAGCGCTCAACACCGCCCTGCCAACATCATCGGCAGTTCGAAAGCAATGATCGCTGTTTTCAGAATGATTGACAAAATCGCACCAACAAACGCCACAGCACTCATTCTTGGTGAAAGCGGTGTCGGCAAGGAACTGGTTGCAAGCGCCATTCATTATAAAAGCCACCGTGCAGAAAAGCCTTTTATCAAGTTCAACTGCGCGGCTCTGCCGGAAAGTATTATCGAAAGTGAACTGTTCGGACATGAAAAAGGCTCTTTTACCGGTGCCACAGCCAACCGTCAGGGAAGATTCGAACTAGCAGACGGCGGAACGATTTTTCTTGACGAAATTGGCGAGCTCACGCTGCCTGTACAAGCCAAACTGCTCCGGATTCTTCAGGAAAAAGAGTTCGAGAGAGTTGGTGGCTCCAAAACCCTGAAAACCGATATCAGAGTCATTGCAGCAACCAACAGAGACCTTGAAGATGAAATTGAAAACGGAAAATTCAGAGAAGATCTCTACTACCGGCTCAACATTTTCCCGATAACAGTTCCCCCCTTGCGTGAACGAAAAGCCGATATCCTGGTACTCGCCGACTATTTCGTTGAAAAATACAATGCACTTAACTTCAAGGGCGTGCGAAGGATATCGACACGAGCCATAGACATGTTTATGCGCTACCACTGGCCGGGTAATGTAAGGGAACTTGAAAACTGCATCGAGAGAGCGGTCATTCTAAGCGAGGACAATGTCATACACGGCTACCATCTTCCACCGACCCTGCAAACCGCTGAATCAAGCGGCACACCTGCCAGCGGCTCTCTGCAGCAGAGACTCGATGCCATCGAACATGAGATGATTATCGAGGCGTTGAAACGCACCAAAGGCAACATGGCTAAAGCCGCCATGCAGCTCGGCCTCACTGAACGAGTCATGGGGCTACGTGTCAAAAAATTCGGTATCGACTACAAAAAGTATAGGCCGTAA